The genomic region CGCGCTTATCCGAAAAGGAAAAATTAGGGATGTAGCATTCTATGTATACATTGCTTCCCTTTACATGATGAGTGACATTCAGCTGCCTCGGCTGAACGGCTGTTTCAACCGCTTCATCGCCAAGCATGCTGACTTCCATAGGGATCGTTTCCTCCCCCTCAGGCCGGGGCTTTTCATTAGAACATGCAGATAGAGCCGCAGCCAATATCAACAGCCAAATAAAATGTTTCACAATAACAACGCCTCCTTCTCACGGTAGTTTCACCAGAAAGAAGCCAAATATGTCCGGGTAAAAGAAAATAGAAGAGAAAGTCTTTACCTGACCTCTCTTCTATTAATCCTGCTGCCTCATGGACTGAAGCATGCCGAGCATCATGGAAGCCATGTTTACGGAGTTAGAAAATTGGGCTACTTTGTGCGGGATGGTTTTTTGATAATAATTCATCATCGCAAGCTTCATCGATTCGGTGTCGCCCGGGTTTCTCGACAGCTTTCTGTACCACTGCGGCTGCTCGCGCAGGAACTTTTTTAATTCATTGTCTGCTGCAATCATGTCCTGAATTTCTTTTCTCATTTCACCCGCTCCTGCTTAATCTTTTCTGAACGAAAAAGGATTGTTTTGCGTTTTTGACTGGCCGGATGAAGCACCTTTTGTCAGCCCGAATGTTGAAAACAGATTTTGAATGGAAGAGATTGTGCTGTTCATGTTGTACAGATGCTGATTCATCTGATTTGCGTCCATGTTTTTAACAGCTGTCATCATTCGGGACATAAAATCGGATTTTTTATCCTCTGCACTTTCAGACTCAGCCGCGTCCTCCCTGTATTTTTGCCAGGAAGCATCATTTTCTCCGAGCAGATACCAGTCTTCAAATAATTCCTGCCATTTTTTATCGCCTTTTCTGACTTCTGAAATCAATTTTGGATGTTTTTTTACAAATTCTTTAAATTGTGCAATAGATGGATGTTCTTTTTTCTCAGTCATTATGATCACCTCTGCTTACATTCGCCTGCTTTATTTTATTTTTAAACGGTCAATCGGTTCGCCCAATTTTATAAAAGCAGTGTATTTTCCATCCTTCACTGGAAAATCCTGATTGCGCTCAGTTTGCAGCAGCTGATAAGATAAAAGCAGAACAGAAAGGATGATTGAGACATGGAAAAGGCAGAAATTGCGAAGCTTTTGGCCGAGATTAAGGAGGAGGATCTTCCAGCAGCCGAGCTGTTTCTTTTGGGACTGCAAAAGAAAGCGCAAAAAGAAAACGGTACATACATAGGAGCATTCCTTGCGCCAAGCGGGGAATACCGGGAAAATGAATTTATTTTAAAAATACCGAATACCCCTTTAATTCAAAATTCACTGGAGATTGTGCACGGAGGCATCACCGCTACTC from Bacillus sp. FSL H8-0547 harbors:
- a CDS encoding YlbE-like family protein; this translates as MRKEIQDMIAADNELKKFLREQPQWYRKLSRNPGDTESMKLAMMNYYQKTIPHKVAQFSNSVNMASMMLGMLQSMRQQD
- a CDS encoding YlbD family protein, coding for MTEKKEHPSIAQFKEFVKKHPKLISEVRKGDKKWQELFEDWYLLGENDASWQKYREDAAESESAEDKKSDFMSRMMTAVKNMDANQMNQHLYNMNSTISSIQNLFSTFGLTKGASSGQSKTQNNPFSFRKD